The Oscillatoria acuminata PCC 6304 genomic interval GGCGCAAATTCTCAATGATTTAGGGGTGAGCAGAATTCGTCTGATTACCAATAATCCGCGTAAAATTGCGGGATTAAAGGGATATGGGTTAGAAATGGTCGATCGCGTTCCTCTACTGATCGAGTCCAATCCGTTTAACTGCACCTATTTGGCAACCAAGGCGGAAAAATTAGGGCATATGCTCTTACAAACCTATTTGGTCACGGTGGCAATCCACTGGCAAGAACCGGAACTGGAAGAGGGTCCTCCGGCCCAAGTTCAAGCCTGGTATGAACATTTAGAAAAAATCCGCGAACTCGCCGATGAGCACCATCTGGTCCTCCAAGAGGAAAAACGCCCGGTCACTGTGGCCTTATTTGGCAAACCCCAGTTAACCTTTCACCTGGGATTTGACCAAGCTCATTTAGCGACAACGGATTGGTTTACCCATCCCGAACATCCTTATGTGCAGGCGACCTTTCGGATTCTCGATCGCCTCCTCCTCTGGCCCGATATTGATCAACTCCAGTTCCTAGTCTCCACCGGGGTCGATCCCTTGACCAATCTCGGGGTGCAACTCCAACGCCAGTCTTTCCCTTTGAGCAAAATGCCGTCGCAACTGTGCGATAGCCTACATACCCAAGTGATCTACTGCTTTAAGGGGTAAGGGTAAAAGGATTCAGAATTAGCCCAGAGAAATCGAGTCGGATTTCACCGGGCAAATGGAAATCAAATGGGGCGGCGATCGGATAGTCGTTGCTACAAGTAGGGGGATAACTCTCCCTCAATTTCTGCGGTGGAGTGAACGGGGTTCAAAATTCTGATCCTCCCCAAAATAAAATCTCTAAAACGTTCGTAGTAGCCCCGTCAATGTAGGGGCGCAATGCTTGCGCCCTCCGGAGGGCGCAAGCATTGCGCCCCTACAGATATGAACGGTTGGATGATTTATATTTTGCAATCCCCTTAACGGAACTCCCCAAAATAAAATCTCTAAAACGTTCGTTCGTAGTGATGGATCAATGGAGTAGCCGCGTCAATGTAGGGGCCTGCGCATTGCGCCCCTACAGATATGAACGGTTGGATGATTTATATTTTGCAATCCCGTAACTCGTGGGAAAGATTTGGGTAAAAATGCACGCTTTTCTTGTTACTTTAAAATTATTAAGTTTTTGAGTAAACTTCCTTTATCGGAATGTAAAGAGTCTCAATGGTGCGACCCATCCCTCGATCGCCGGTTTTCTCCTATAGCGCGGCTGTCTTCACTGTCGTCATTGCCTTACTCCTGACCGTCACCTTCAAACCCATCCTGGCTTCAACCCTGTTTCTGTTCTTTTTTCTAGCCGTAACGGGGATGACTTGGTATGGGGGAATTGGTCCAGGACTAGTGACAACGATACTCTCTGTGTTAGCCCTCGACTATTTTTTCCTGGTTCCCACCCACTCCTTAACGGTACTCAGTGGAACCAACCTGTTGCGAATGGGGTTGTTTGTCTTAGTTACCTTGGCGATCGCCAAGCTGAACACTAAACTCCAGCAGACCAAACGGCAGTTAGAAATTAGCTTGAGTCAGCTAAAGCAGAGTGAGGAACGCTATCGGCGGATTGTCGAAACCGCGTCAGAAGGCATCTGGATTTTGGATGAGGCAGGGCGAACCCGCTATGTGAATCAGCGAATGGCGCAAATGTTGGGCTGTTCTCCAGAGTCCATGCTCGATCGCCCGTTTTTTGAGTGGTTTGACCAAGGCAGTCGCCCCGAGGGATACCAGACCCTGACCCAACCCTATCCCGGATACCCTGAACAATGGGATGGGCGATTTCGCCGTAGTGATCAGTCCCTGCTTTGGGCGATCGTCTCTATGAATTCCATTTTTGATGACCAGGGTCAGTTTCAAGGGACCCATCTGATGCTCACCGATGTTAGCGATCGTCAACAAACCCAGGAACGTCTACAACTTTCTTTAGAAGCAGGACGCATGGGATTTTGGGATTGGAATCTGAGCACCAACGAGATTGTGCGATCGGACAATCTGGCGGAAATTTACGGGGTGAGTCCGGGTCAATTAGAGCAGACATTTGAGAGTTCTTTAAACCTGATTCATCCCGAGGACCGGGAACGAGTCCAGGAGGCGATCGCCCAGGCGGTGGCAGAAAATACCCCCTACAGCTTAGAATTTCGGATTCAGCCCTCCCCGGAAAATATTCGCTGGATCTTAGGCAAAGGACGAGTCTTTAAAGATGCTCAGGGCACAGCAGTCCGGATGATCGGAATTGCGATGGACATCAGCGATCGCAAGCAAACCGAAGAGGTGCTAGGGCAGACTCAACAGCGATTCGAGACCTTTATGAACTATAGTCCCGTTGCCGCTTACTTTAAAGACGAAGCCGGACGCTATATTTATGTCAATCCCATAGTAGAACGGTTGTGGCAGCGCTCCCAGGAGAAATGGGTGGGTCAAACCGACGCGGACCTCTTTCCCGAGGCAGTCGCCCAGGAACTGCAAGCTCATGATGCCACCGTATTAGAAACCGACCAGGCCCTGGAATTTTTAGAAACAGTCGAACACCTCGACGGGAAGCATTATTGGATCTCCTGGAAATTTCCCATGCACGAACCCTCCGGAAGACGATTGCTGGCCGGAATTTCCCTAGATATCACCGATCGCAAGCGCACTCAAGAAGAACGGGATCTGCTGCTGGCGAACCTCGAATCCCAACAAGAACTCCTGAGTGCCGTGTTGCAGCAAATGCCTGCCGGGGCGATCGTCGCTGAGGCCCCCTCCGGGCAGTTAGTCTTAATGAATCAGCAAGTTAGAGAAATTTTAGGCATTTCCCTGACTCCCCTCATCACCATCCCGAGTTATCTCCATACTTCCTATCAAATTTTTCACCCCGACGGTCAACCTTATCACCCAGACGCTTTACCCTTAGCGCGATCCATCTCCCAGGGAGAAGTTGTGGTTGAAGAAGAACTGCAAATCCAACGCGCCGATGGGACCCGGGTCACCGTCCTCGCCAACTCCGGCCCCATTCGCAACGCCGAGGGCGAAATTGTCGCCGCAGTGGTGACCTTTTATGACATCACTGCACAAAAACGCGCCCAAGCTGAAATCAAACGCTATGCCGATGTAGTCAAAAATATTCAAGTCGGCTTAAGTGTCTGGCAACTCACCCCAGGAGAGGAACCCCCTTCCTTTGAGCTAATAAGTGCTAATCCTGCGGCAAGTCAACTGGCGGGAAGAGATTTAGACCGGGCCGTAGGAATGCGGATTGAGACTTTATTTCCCCATCTGGTCAAAACCTCACGAATTGCCGAATTGATAGAGGTTTTGAATAGCTCATCGGCACGGGAGTTTCCCGAAGTTATCTATAACGACGATGCCGGAGAAGAGCGCTGTTGTTCCATGAAAGCCTTTTCCCTACCTAATCGCTGTCTTGGGTTAGCCTATGAAGATATCACCGATCGCAAACAAGCACAATTTGCTTTACTCGAAAGCGAGCAACGGTTTCGGACAATGGCCGATGCTGCGCCGGTTTATATTTGGTTATCGGGAATTGATCAGCTTTGTTATTACTTTAATAAACCCTGGTTGGAGTTTACCGGCAGGACTTTAGAAGAAGAAATTGGCAATGGCTGGACTGAAGGAGTGCATCCAGATGACTTCAAATTTTGCCTTGATACTTATCAAAAATCCTTTGATTTGCGCCAACCCTTTGAGATGGAATATCGCCTGCGCCGTTATGATGGGGAATACCGTTGGGTGTTAGACCGCGCCGTGCCTCGGTTTTCCCCCGATGGCCGATTTGAGGGGTATGTGGGGTCTTGTATTGATATTAGCGATCGCAAACTTTACGAGGGTGAAATTAAGCGTCTCAATGCCAGTCTCGAACGCCGGGTAACCGACCGAACGGCCCAACTGGAAGCTGCCAATCAGGAACTCGAATCCTTTGCTTATTCGGTCTCCCATGATTTGCGTGCCCCCCTACGACATATTAGCGGATTTGTGAATTTGCTCCGCAAACGGATCGAACCCTCTCTGGATGAGAATAGTCAGCGCTATCTTGATATTATTGTTGCTAGTACCCACCAAGCGGAAGAGTTGATTGATAATTTGTTAGCTTTTTCTCGCATGGCCCGCGCTCAGATGCGCTTCATCAAAGTCGATATGAATCAACTGGTGAACGAGGTGCGGCAGACTTTGGAGATCCACAGAGGCGATCGGAAAATCCTCTGGAAGATTGCCTCCTTACCCCCGGTGAAAGGGGAACCCACCATGTTAAGATTAGTCTTTCAAAATCTTCTGGATAATGCGATTAAGTACAGCCAACGACGGGAAACGGCTGAAATCACGGTAGGGTTCAATGAAAGTGACCTCGAATTTATCTTTTTTGTGCGAGATAATGGCATTGGATTTGATATGCGCTACGCTCACAAACTCTTTGGAGTTTTTCAACGCTTGCATAGCAATCCCGATTATGTGGGAACTGGCATCGGACTGGCCAATGTTCGCCGCATTATCCATCGTCACGGAGGTCGCACTTGGGCAGAAGGTGAGGTCGATTTAGGAGCTACATTTTATTTTTCTCTACCTAAACAACCGGAAGGGGATCAAGTGGACGCGAGTCCGAATGTCCTCGGGTCAACCTAATCCTAGTCTGGTTATATGATGTGCAATGAAACAGTTTTTCTGATACGGATTCCGTATAAAACCCTGGACAATAGCTGGATCTGACTCAGTGAAAGGATTGAGGTACAACATCCCATTTTATATAATAAAACACAATCATAGATTATTGTCATCCCCGCAAAATGAGATAAAATTCGAGCGTCATCTACCCATTAAACCCCATGAACCAGGGAGAACCCAGGATGGACATCAAACGCATTCTACTGGTAGAAGATAATGCCAATGATATAGAGCTAATTTTGACGGGACTGGCGGAGAATAACCTAGCCAATGAAGTCATCGTCGTGCGCGATGGGGAAGAAGCGCTAGATTATCTGTTTCGTCGGGGTATCTTTAGATTGAGGCGAGAAGGACATCCCATCCTGGTGATGCTTGACCTCAAACTACCCAAAATCGATGGCCTGGAAGTGCTGGCACAAATGAAGTCTAAGACGGATTTGCGGCAGATTCCCGTGGTGATTTTGACCGCTTCTCGGGAAGAATCGGACCTGATTAGCAGCTACAATTTAGGGGTGAATGGCTATGTCATCAAGCCCTTAGATTTCCATGAGTTTGTGGATGCCATCAAAAGCCTAGGACTATTCTGGGCCGTAGTCAATCAACCGCCTCCAGGCTCTTTGCCTGCTGTAGCGCGAGAATGAGTCACCTAACTAAATGAATGATGGACGGTTAAAGTGCTGCATATCCTACTGCTAGAAGACAGTCTGCTGGATGCAGAGCTAATTGAGGCCCACTTGCTAGAGAGTGGTCTCAATGTGGCATTGAAGCGGGTAGACACCTGCGACGCCTTTCAAAATGCCCTGGAAAGCGGATCGTTTGACGTGATTTTGGCCGATTATTCTCTTCCCTCCTTCGATGGATTTTCCGCCCTGAAAATGGCCCAATTGAGATGTCCGGACCTACCATTTATCTTTGTGTCCGCGACCCTGGGGGAGGAAGTGGCCCTGGAGACTCTGAAAAATGGGGCCACGGATTATGTCCTCAAACAGCGGTTAGAACGACTGGTTCCCTCGGTGCAGCGAGCGATTCGAGAGGCGACAGAACACCGCGATCGCCTAAAAGCTGAAGCGGCCCTTCAAGAGAGCGATCGCCGGTTTAGAATGGCCCTGAAAAATTCATTTATCTGCATTTTTCAACAAGACCGGGACCTGAAATATCAATGGATTCACAATCCCCAGGGACCTGAAACCGCAGAGGAAATCGTCGGAGAAACGGACTATTTCTTATTTTCTGAAGCGGATGCCGACTACCTCAGCACCCTCAAACGAGAGGTGATTGCCACGGGAAGTCCCAATCGGTTTGAAATCTCTGTGACTATTTCGGGCGAAATCCGGGACTATGACCTGATTTTAGAACCTGTATTTGAGGATGAGGAGAATCAGGACAATCCCCAGGTGGTGGCCCTGATGGGGACCGCCTTGAATATTACCGAACGCAAGCGATCGGAACGAGAACTCTATCGTCGGGAACAACAATTTCGAGCTTTAGCCGAAAATGCGCCCGATATTATCGCCCGCTTTGATCAACAACTGCGCCACATTTACATCAATCCGGCGATCGAAAAAGCCACCGGAATCCCTCCGCAGGAGTTTATCGGCAAAACCAATGCAGAGTTAGGATTTCCCGAAGATATTTATTTACAGTGGTCCCGACATTTACAAAATATTTTTGTTACCGGAGAACCCAGTTTTCTAGAATTTGAGTTTCCTTCCTCAACAGGAACCCGGACTTATCAATCCCAGGCTGTTCCAGAATTTGACTTAGAGGGTAATGTCGAGTCTTTACTCTGCATTAGTCGGGATATGACAGAAAGCAAACAAGCCGAACAGGTGCTGCGAGAGAGTGAGGCGCGGTTCCGTCGGTTGATGGATTCCAATACCATTGGCATGGGGTTTTGGCATGGGGAGGCCATTACGGTTGCCAATGATGCTTTTTTGGAAATGATGGGTTACTCCCAGGAGGACTTGCAACGGGAACCGTTGAATTGGCGCGAGATTACCCCCTCGGAATATTTACATCTGGATGCAAACGCCAATCAGCAAGCGCGTCAAACAGGCTATACCGAGCCCTTTGAAAAGGAATTTTTTCACAAAGATGGCACCCGAATTCCGGTGCTTTTGGGAGGGGC includes:
- a CDS encoding PAS domain S-box protein, which gives rise to MVRPIPRSPVFSYSAAVFTVVIALLLTVTFKPILASTLFLFFFLAVTGMTWYGGIGPGLVTTILSVLALDYFFLVPTHSLTVLSGTNLLRMGLFVLVTLAIAKLNTKLQQTKRQLEISLSQLKQSEERYRRIVETASEGIWILDEAGRTRYVNQRMAQMLGCSPESMLDRPFFEWFDQGSRPEGYQTLTQPYPGYPEQWDGRFRRSDQSLLWAIVSMNSIFDDQGQFQGTHLMLTDVSDRQQTQERLQLSLEAGRMGFWDWNLSTNEIVRSDNLAEIYGVSPGQLEQTFESSLNLIHPEDRERVQEAIAQAVAENTPYSLEFRIQPSPENIRWILGKGRVFKDAQGTAVRMIGIAMDISDRKQTEEVLGQTQQRFETFMNYSPVAAYFKDEAGRYIYVNPIVERLWQRSQEKWVGQTDADLFPEAVAQELQAHDATVLETDQALEFLETVEHLDGKHYWISWKFPMHEPSGRRLLAGISLDITDRKRTQEERDLLLANLESQQELLSAVLQQMPAGAIVAEAPSGQLVLMNQQVREILGISLTPLITIPSYLHTSYQIFHPDGQPYHPDALPLARSISQGEVVVEEELQIQRADGTRVTVLANSGPIRNAEGEIVAAVVTFYDITAQKRAQAEIKRYADVVKNIQVGLSVWQLTPGEEPPSFELISANPAASQLAGRDLDRAVGMRIETLFPHLVKTSRIAELIEVLNSSSAREFPEVIYNDDAGEERCCSMKAFSLPNRCLGLAYEDITDRKQAQFALLESEQRFRTMADAAPVYIWLSGIDQLCYYFNKPWLEFTGRTLEEEIGNGWTEGVHPDDFKFCLDTYQKSFDLRQPFEMEYRLRRYDGEYRWVLDRAVPRFSPDGRFEGYVGSCIDISDRKLYEGEIKRLNASLERRVTDRTAQLEAANQELESFAYSVSHDLRAPLRHISGFVNLLRKRIEPSLDENSQRYLDIIVASTHQAEELIDNLLAFSRMARAQMRFIKVDMNQLVNEVRQTLEIHRGDRKILWKIASLPPVKGEPTMLRLVFQNLLDNAIKYSQRRETAEITVGFNESDLEFIFFVRDNGIGFDMRYAHKLFGVFQRLHSNPDYVGTGIGLANVRRIIHRHGGRTWAEGEVDLGATFYFSLPKQPEGDQVDASPNVLGST
- a CDS encoding response regulator, with translation MLHILLLEDSLLDAELIEAHLLESGLNVALKRVDTCDAFQNALESGSFDVILADYSLPSFDGFSALKMAQLRCPDLPFIFVSATLGEEVALETLKNGATDYVLKQRLERLVPSVQRAIREATEHRDRLKAEAALQESDRRFRMALKNSFICIFQQDRDLKYQWIHNPQGPETAEEIVGETDYFLFSEADADYLSTLKREVIATGSPNRFEISVTISGEIRDYDLILEPVFEDEENQDNPQVVALMGTALNITERKRSERELYRREQQFRALAENAPDIIARFDQQLRHIYINPAIEKATGIPPQEFIGKTNAELGFPEDIYLQWSRHLQNIFVTGEPSFLEFEFPSSTGTRTYQSQAVPEFDLEGNVESLLCISRDMTESKQAEQVLRESEARFRRLMDSNTIGMGFWHGEAITVANDAFLEMMGYSQEDLQREPLNWREITPSEYLHLDANANQQARQTGYTEPFEKEFFHKDGTRIPVLLGGAIFDNNADAGVFFTLDLTERKRMEKALQQQAEALERANQVKDQFLAVLSHELRSPLNAILGWSQLLLARKFDEATTRRALETIERNARFQTQLIEDLLDVSRILRGKLTLKVTRVNLSTPICAAIESLRLAIEAKSLQLDYSPNPSVSPVMGDSNRLQQVVWNLLSNAVKFTEPGGQVSLNLKQQDHWVILQVQDTGVGILPEFLPHLFEYFRQADASSTRNHGGLGIGLGLVRHLVELHGGTVSAESPGEGQGATFIVKLPAIAFKADPNIQLPQVSPKQKLTGVRVLVVDDDQDSLQFMQFVLEQSGCQVRAIASPIEALAVFSDWQPDLLISDIAMPEEDGYSFIRKIRAMERNAGGQIPAVALTAYAREEDRNAAFLAGFQEHLTKPIDPKVLMAAIELLTRPIE
- a CDS encoding response regulator, with product MDIKRILLVEDNANDIELILTGLAENNLANEVIVVRDGEEALDYLFRRGIFRLRREGHPILVMLDLKLPKIDGLEVLAQMKSKTDLRQIPVVILTASREESDLISSYNLGVNGYVIKPLDFHEFVDAIKSLGLFWAVVNQPPPGSLPAVARE